A window of Tursiops truncatus isolate mTurTru1 chromosome 8, mTurTru1.mat.Y, whole genome shotgun sequence contains these coding sequences:
- the PATE3 gene encoding LOW QUALITY PROTEIN: prostate and testis expressed protein 3 (The sequence of the model RefSeq protein was modified relative to this genomic sequence to represent the inferred CDS: inserted 2 bases in 2 codons) — MTPLRCITCXLRTQTDRCRRGFGVCAAEKHETCVILKIFQDNILQLSYMVCQRFCRELTYDLNDXTYVHTCCNYNYCNFKNLKYFFSKVVPLKCY, encoded by the exons ATGACACCCCTGAGATGCATAACAT CCCTTCGCACACAGACAGATCGCTGTAGAAGGGGCTTCGGTGTCTGTGCTGCTGAGAAGCATGAGACATGCGTGATCTTAAAGATCTTCCAGG ATAACATCCTCCAGTTATCATATATGGTGTGTCAGAGATTCTGCAGAGAATTGACATACGATCTCAACG GAACTTATGTtcatacatgctgcaactacaatTATTGTAActtcaaaaatctaaaatattttttctccaaagttgtccctttaaaatgttattga
- the PATE2 gene encoding prostate and testis expressed protein 2 has product MCYKCKKYHLGICYEGMRSCTLKYHQTCAVENIYLLTRKGLSMYFYSKLSCMTNCEDINFLSFEKRTELICCKHKNDCNLPEGV; this is encoded by the exons ATGtgttataaatgtaaaaaatatcatCTTGGGATATGCTATGAAGGCATGAGGTCCTGCACCCTGAAGTACCACCAGACCTGTGCTGTTGAAAACATTTACTTACTTACCAGAAAAG GGCTGAGTATGTATTTTTATTCAAAACTGTCGTGTATGACCAACTGTGAGGACATCAACTTCTTAAGTTTTGAAAAGAGGACAGAGCTCATCTGTTGCAAACATAAAAACGATTGCAACCTCCCTGAGGGAGTCTAG